Proteins co-encoded in one Malus sylvestris chromosome 7, drMalSylv7.2, whole genome shotgun sequence genomic window:
- the LOC126629525 gene encoding uncharacterized protein LOC126629525 isoform X1, with the protein MKNLQSTQENQSSTQVLHDSQGDQVKNQSNEAPATDSASASTSGNDNKKVSRQDIELVQNLIERCLQLYMNRDEVVKTLLTRARIDPGFTTLVWQKLEEENADFFRAYYIRLKLKKQILLFNHLLEHHYHLSKYNPMPPKVPLAPIQNGIHPMPVNNLPMGYPVLQQPPMPAAGQPHVDSMGCAISNCHVVNGVPAPSNFHPMRMNSGNDIMMDCSGADVVPVIPPNSAMSSISEMPVSPTSVASSGHFPFSASEISGIGVDTALDTQFTSDVASSVGLQLAPDGGAGNSRDSLRSLDQIQWNFSLSDLTADLSNLGDLGALGNYPGSPFLPSDSEILLDSPEPEDIGNWSCISYSTFYFILYIVFTALPCISGGVLC; encoded by the exons ATGAAGAACTTACAG AGCACGCAAgaaaatcaatcatcaactcAAGTTTTACATGATTCACAAGGTGACCAAGTGAAAAACCAAAGTAATGAGGCTCCTGCAACAGATTCAGCTTCAGCATCCACTTCAGGCAATGATAACAAGAAAGTATCACGCCAAGATATTGAACTT GTCCAGAATCTAATAGAGCGGTGTTTACAATTATATATGAATAGAGATGAGGTAGTTAAAACGCTCTTGACTCGGGCAAGGATAGATCCTGGATTTACAACTTTGG TATGGCAGaagttggaagaagaaaatgcTGACTTTTTCAGGGCCTATTACATAAGgctaaaattgaaaaaacaaatccTCCTTTTCAATCATTTACTGGAACATCACTATCATCTGTCGAAATATAATCCCATGCCTCCGAAGGTTCCTTTGGCCCCTATACAAAATGGGATCCATCCTATGCCTG TTAACAACTTACCTATGGGATACCCCGTCCTTCAGCAACCTCCAATGCCAGCAGCAGGTCAGCCCCATGTCGATTCCATGGGATGTGCAATATCTAACTGTCATGTAGTTAATGGAGTACCTGCACCAAGCAACTTTCATCCCATGCGGATGAATTCTGGGAATGA TATTATGATGGACTGCAGTGGTGCTGATGTGGTTCCTGTCATTCCACCAAACAGTGCCATGTCATCCATATCGGAGATGCCTGTAAGTCCTACATCAGTTGCATCGAGTGGTCACTTCCCATTCTCTGCTTCAGAaatatctggaattggagtagaCACAGCACTTGATACACAGTTTACATCTGATGTGGCAAGTTCTGTTGGATTGCAACTTGCACCTGATGGTGGAGCTGGAAATTCTCGGGATTCTCTGAGATCGCTGGACCAAATTCAGTGGAATTTCAGTTTATCAGATCTTACAGCAGATTTGTCAAACTTGGGAG ATTTAGGAGCCTTAGGAAACTATCCCGGTTCCCCATTTCTACCGTCTGATTCTGAAATTTTACTCGACTCTCCAGAGCCAGAGGATATAGGTAATTGGAGTTGCATCAGTTAttctactttttattttattttatatatagttTTTACAG CTTTACCTTGCATCAGTGGAGGAGTTCTTTGTTGA
- the LOC126629525 gene encoding uncharacterized protein LOC126629525 isoform X3, giving the protein MKNLQSTQENQSSTQVLHDSQGDQVKNQSNEAPATDSASASTSGNDNKKVSRQDIELVQNLIERCLQLYMNRDEVVKTLLTRARIDPGFTTLVWQKLEEENADFFRAYYIRLKLKKQILLFNHLLEHHYHLSKYNPMPPKVPLAPIQNGIHPMPVNNLPMGYPVLQQPPMPAAGQPHVDSMGCAISNCHVVNGVPAPSNFHPMRMNSGNDIMMDCSGADVVPVIPPNSAMSSISEMPVSPTSVASSGHFPFSASEISGIGVDTALDTQFTSDVASSVGLQLAPDGGAGNSRDSLRSLDQIQWNFSLSDLTADLSNLGDLGALGNYPGSPFLPSDSEILLDSPEPEDIVEEFFVDSVPGPPCSQSDEEKP; this is encoded by the exons ATGAAGAACTTACAG AGCACGCAAgaaaatcaatcatcaactcAAGTTTTACATGATTCACAAGGTGACCAAGTGAAAAACCAAAGTAATGAGGCTCCTGCAACAGATTCAGCTTCAGCATCCACTTCAGGCAATGATAACAAGAAAGTATCACGCCAAGATATTGAACTT GTCCAGAATCTAATAGAGCGGTGTTTACAATTATATATGAATAGAGATGAGGTAGTTAAAACGCTCTTGACTCGGGCAAGGATAGATCCTGGATTTACAACTTTGG TATGGCAGaagttggaagaagaaaatgcTGACTTTTTCAGGGCCTATTACATAAGgctaaaattgaaaaaacaaatccTCCTTTTCAATCATTTACTGGAACATCACTATCATCTGTCGAAATATAATCCCATGCCTCCGAAGGTTCCTTTGGCCCCTATACAAAATGGGATCCATCCTATGCCTG TTAACAACTTACCTATGGGATACCCCGTCCTTCAGCAACCTCCAATGCCAGCAGCAGGTCAGCCCCATGTCGATTCCATGGGATGTGCAATATCTAACTGTCATGTAGTTAATGGAGTACCTGCACCAAGCAACTTTCATCCCATGCGGATGAATTCTGGGAATGA TATTATGATGGACTGCAGTGGTGCTGATGTGGTTCCTGTCATTCCACCAAACAGTGCCATGTCATCCATATCGGAGATGCCTGTAAGTCCTACATCAGTTGCATCGAGTGGTCACTTCCCATTCTCTGCTTCAGAaatatctggaattggagtagaCACAGCACTTGATACACAGTTTACATCTGATGTGGCAAGTTCTGTTGGATTGCAACTTGCACCTGATGGTGGAGCTGGAAATTCTCGGGATTCTCTGAGATCGCTGGACCAAATTCAGTGGAATTTCAGTTTATCAGATCTTACAGCAGATTTGTCAAACTTGGGAG ATTTAGGAGCCTTAGGAAACTATCCCGGTTCCCCATTTCTACCGTCTGATTCTGAAATTTTACTCGACTCTCCAGAGCCAGAGGATATAG TGGAGGAGTTCTTTGTTGATTCTGTACCCGGACCGCCATGCTCTCAGTCAGATGAGGAGAAACCCTAG
- the LOC126629525 gene encoding uncharacterized protein LOC126629525 isoform X4 translates to MKNLQSTQENQSSTQVLHDSQGDQVKNQSNEAPATDSASASTSGNDNKKVSRQDIELVQNLIERCLQLYMNRDEVVKTLLTRARIDPGFTTLVWQKLEEENADFFRAYYIRLKLKKQILLFNHLLEHHYHLSKYNPMPPKVPLAPIQNGIHPMPVNNLPMGYPVLQQPPMPAAGQPHVDSMGCAISNCHVVNGVPAPSNFHPMRMNSGNDAMSSISEMPVSPTSVASSGHFPFSASEISGIGVDTALDTQFTSDVASSVGLQLAPDGGAGNSRDSLRSLDQIQWNFSLSDLTADLSNLGDLGALGNYPGSPFLPSDSEILLDSPEPEDIGNWSCISYSTFYFILYIVFTALPCISGGVLC, encoded by the exons ATGAAGAACTTACAG AGCACGCAAgaaaatcaatcatcaactcAAGTTTTACATGATTCACAAGGTGACCAAGTGAAAAACCAAAGTAATGAGGCTCCTGCAACAGATTCAGCTTCAGCATCCACTTCAGGCAATGATAACAAGAAAGTATCACGCCAAGATATTGAACTT GTCCAGAATCTAATAGAGCGGTGTTTACAATTATATATGAATAGAGATGAGGTAGTTAAAACGCTCTTGACTCGGGCAAGGATAGATCCTGGATTTACAACTTTGG TATGGCAGaagttggaagaagaaaatgcTGACTTTTTCAGGGCCTATTACATAAGgctaaaattgaaaaaacaaatccTCCTTTTCAATCATTTACTGGAACATCACTATCATCTGTCGAAATATAATCCCATGCCTCCGAAGGTTCCTTTGGCCCCTATACAAAATGGGATCCATCCTATGCCTG TTAACAACTTACCTATGGGATACCCCGTCCTTCAGCAACCTCCAATGCCAGCAGCAGGTCAGCCCCATGTCGATTCCATGGGATGTGCAATATCTAACTGTCATGTAGTTAATGGAGTACCTGCACCAAGCAACTTTCATCCCATGCGGATGAATTCTGGGAATGA TGCCATGTCATCCATATCGGAGATGCCTGTAAGTCCTACATCAGTTGCATCGAGTGGTCACTTCCCATTCTCTGCTTCAGAaatatctggaattggagtagaCACAGCACTTGATACACAGTTTACATCTGATGTGGCAAGTTCTGTTGGATTGCAACTTGCACCTGATGGTGGAGCTGGAAATTCTCGGGATTCTCTGAGATCGCTGGACCAAATTCAGTGGAATTTCAGTTTATCAGATCTTACAGCAGATTTGTCAAACTTGGGAG ATTTAGGAGCCTTAGGAAACTATCCCGGTTCCCCATTTCTACCGTCTGATTCTGAAATTTTACTCGACTCTCCAGAGCCAGAGGATATAGGTAATTGGAGTTGCATCAGTTAttctactttttattttattttatatatagttTTTACAG CTTTACCTTGCATCAGTGGAGGAGTTCTTTGTTGA
- the LOC126629525 gene encoding uncharacterized protein LOC126629525 isoform X2 gives MKNLQSTQENQSSTQVLHDSQGDQVKNQSNEAPATDSASASTSGNDNKKVSRQDIELVQNLIERCLQLYMNRDEVVKTLLTRARIDPGFTTLVWQKLEEENADFFRAYYIRLKLKKQILLFNHLLEHHYHLSKYNPMPPKVPLAPIQNGIHPMPVNNLPMGYPVLQQPPMPAAGQPHVDSMGCAISNCHVVNGVPAPSNFHPMRMNSGNDGADVVPVIPPNSAMSSISEMPVSPTSVASSGHFPFSASEISGIGVDTALDTQFTSDVASSVGLQLAPDGGAGNSRDSLRSLDQIQWNFSLSDLTADLSNLGDLGALGNYPGSPFLPSDSEILLDSPEPEDIGNWSCISYSTFYFILYIVFTALPCISGGVLC, from the exons ATGAAGAACTTACAG AGCACGCAAgaaaatcaatcatcaactcAAGTTTTACATGATTCACAAGGTGACCAAGTGAAAAACCAAAGTAATGAGGCTCCTGCAACAGATTCAGCTTCAGCATCCACTTCAGGCAATGATAACAAGAAAGTATCACGCCAAGATATTGAACTT GTCCAGAATCTAATAGAGCGGTGTTTACAATTATATATGAATAGAGATGAGGTAGTTAAAACGCTCTTGACTCGGGCAAGGATAGATCCTGGATTTACAACTTTGG TATGGCAGaagttggaagaagaaaatgcTGACTTTTTCAGGGCCTATTACATAAGgctaaaattgaaaaaacaaatccTCCTTTTCAATCATTTACTGGAACATCACTATCATCTGTCGAAATATAATCCCATGCCTCCGAAGGTTCCTTTGGCCCCTATACAAAATGGGATCCATCCTATGCCTG TTAACAACTTACCTATGGGATACCCCGTCCTTCAGCAACCTCCAATGCCAGCAGCAGGTCAGCCCCATGTCGATTCCATGGGATGTGCAATATCTAACTGTCATGTAGTTAATGGAGTACCTGCACCAAGCAACTTTCATCCCATGCGGATGAATTCTGGGAATGA TGGTGCTGATGTGGTTCCTGTCATTCCACCAAACAGTGCCATGTCATCCATATCGGAGATGCCTGTAAGTCCTACATCAGTTGCATCGAGTGGTCACTTCCCATTCTCTGCTTCAGAaatatctggaattggagtagaCACAGCACTTGATACACAGTTTACATCTGATGTGGCAAGTTCTGTTGGATTGCAACTTGCACCTGATGGTGGAGCTGGAAATTCTCGGGATTCTCTGAGATCGCTGGACCAAATTCAGTGGAATTTCAGTTTATCAGATCTTACAGCAGATTTGTCAAACTTGGGAG ATTTAGGAGCCTTAGGAAACTATCCCGGTTCCCCATTTCTACCGTCTGATTCTGAAATTTTACTCGACTCTCCAGAGCCAGAGGATATAGGTAATTGGAGTTGCATCAGTTAttctactttttattttattttatatatagttTTTACAG CTTTACCTTGCATCAGTGGAGGAGTTCTTTGTTGA